The nucleotide window GCAATGCGCTCAGGCTGCTGCTCGGACAACAGGATGATCGCAAACTGGTCACCATAGAAGCGGGCAATCGAATCCTGCACCTTCAACAGCCGGGTCAGGCGACGGGCAACCGTCAGCAGGATGGAATCGCCCACCGACAGACCATAGTTGTCGTTGATATGGCGGAAATTGTCGATGTCGATGAGCAGGGTTGCCGGGCGGGCAGCCCCCTCAGCCTTGGTGCGGTTCATGGCGGCGACCAGGCGATCCTGCAGCAACTCGCGATTGGCCAGGCCGGTGAGGTTGTCATGCACGGCGTCATGCAGCATCCGCTCTTCTGCGGTGCGCTGGTTTGTGGTGTCGAGCAATGTCCCGACGCAGCGAACCACCTCGCCATCGGTACCGACGACCGGGCGGGCACGCAGCAGGAACCAGTGGTAATGGCCATCTTCGGCGCGCAGGCGGAAGTCCATGTTGACCCGGCCACGGCGCTGCTCGATGACGGCATCCAGCATCGTGGTGAACCGGTCCTTGTCCTGCGGGTGGATGAGGTCAAGCCAGTCCCGCGCCGGCCCTTCAAGAACACCACGCTTGAGGCCAAGCAGCTTTTCGGCCTCACGGGAGGTGTGCATGCGGTCGCGCGGCACGTCCCAGTCCCAGACCATGTCGCCCGAGCCAACGATCGCCAATGCCCGGCGCTCGCTGTCGGAAACGATGCCCTGCGCCAGAATGCCCCCCGAGAAGGCATGCTGCATGATGGTGAAGCAGAACAGCAGCACCAGAAGCACCAGACCGCCATTGAGCGCGGGCTGCACCAGGTCGTTGTCCAGCAGCCCGGCAACCGAAGCTCCGGCAGCCAGCAGCCAGAGCAGCAGCAGGATCCACGTGGGGATCAGCATGATGGCGCGGTCAAAGCCGGTGTAGGCCAGATAGAGGATGACGGCAAATCCTGCGACCGAGGTGATCACCATCGACAGGCGGGCAATACCGGCGCCGAGCGAGGGGTCGTAAAGCGCCACACCAAGCACGACAATGAGGAACAGCAGCCAGACGCCCGAGGCGTGCAGATAGCGCACATGCCAGCGATGCAGCGTCAGATAGGTGAACAGCAGAATGAGGATTGAGGCGGAGAAAGCCACCTCGGCAACGGCGCGCCAGATCGGCTCGTGGGCCGTAGGAATGTCAAATAGCCGGCCCATGAAGCCGAAGTCGATGGCCAGATAGGCCAGCACCGACCATGCCAGCAGAGCTGCGGCCGGAAACATGGCTGCCCCCTTGACCACGAACAGGATGGTCAGGAACAGCGCCAGAAGACCGGCGATGCCCAGCACGATACCGCGATAGAAGGTGTAGCTGTTGACATAGTCCTTGTAGGCTTCCGGCTGCCACAGAGTGAGGCTGGTGAGACTCTTGGCGCTCTGTTCGCCCACGAAGGTGACCACATTACCCGGGTCGAGCGTGACGCGGAAAACATCGGCCTCGGTATCGGCAATGCGTTCAGGGGCAAAGCCCTGCGAGGTGGAAATGGCGTAAACGCGGCGCGCACCCAGATCAGGCTTCAGCAGGCCTGAGCCAGACAGGCGAAAATGGGGCACGACGAGATAGCGGTCGATCTGGCGATCGGTATTGTTGGCGAGGGCGAAAACGAACCAGCCCGGCACAACGCCCTGTTGGCGGGCCCGCACTTCGATCCGGCGAACGATACCGTCTGGTCCTGGCGCTGTTGATACCTGAAGCCGATCCTTATCCCCTTCATAGAACTCGACCACATTGTCCAGCTTGAGCACTTTTGTGTCTGCGTTGACATCAACCGCTTCCACAGCCCAGGCTGTGGATGTGGCCACCAAGCCAAGCATCATGGCCAGAAGAGATATGATCAGGACGGATACGCGGTTCACCAGGGGCCCTCTCTCAATCAGCATCCATGCGGATACAGTGCACCATAGTTAAAATTTTGCTCTTCGCCATACAAGGCGAAATTCTCAATTTCGTGCCTTTTTAAAAGGAAAAGGCCGCTTTGTCGGACAGGCTGGCAAAGTTTCCCCGTATATGATTGTTATTCATCCGGTCTTTCCGCCTTTGCCACGCGCAAATGGCGCTCCGCAGCGCCCTACGGAATCGCCTTTTCGGCTCTCATTTCATCCAGTCTTTTCAGAAACCGACAGACATCATGACATCACTGCGCAGGGCGGAGAAAAGCAGATGATCTTCCCATGCGCCATTGATGCAGAGATAGCTTCTGGCCTTGCCTTCCATCTGGAAGCCGGCCTTTCTCAACACGGCAATCGAAGCATTGTTGTTTGGCAAGCAGGCTGCTTCGACACGATGGAGCCCCTGACAATCAAACAAATAGGGCAGAAGCAAGGCCAAGGCGGCGCTCATGTAGCCCTGTCCGGCATAATCCGCTCCCATCCAGTAGCCTATGGTTGCAGTCTGGCAGATGCCTCGCCTTATATTGGAAACATTGACGCCACCAAGCAGCCGATTGTCTCTGGTATCGAAGATGAGATAAGGCAACGAGCGACCTGATTTGCGGTCACGCTGATATTGGTCCAGCCTGCGGCGAAAGCCTCTGGGCGTCAGGTCATCGCGCGGCCAGATTGGCTCCCACGGTTTGAGAAAACCAGCGCTGTCTGCCCGCACTCTGGTCCATTGGGCATAATCGCTTTTGGTCGGGTGGCGCAGATAGACGCGGCGTCCCATCAGCCTGGGGTGCACGGCACCACGCAGAGAACCCCTTCCCAGAACGGCGCTGACTGCCGTCGAGAAAATGCTTTCCGTCGAAATGGACCTTCCCAACCTGAAACGGGCTACCTTATCCGGGACCATGTCCGTGCCTTTCCAACTTGCCCTCCCCCACCAGACAGCCTGAGCCAAAGCTGCGCCAACATGCGAGCCACTGGCACAGCGCCCCGCACCCTCACGAGCTTAGCGCACAGCAAGGAGCAAGGGAAAGGCCCTCCGTGCCAAAACCGTTACGATTCTTGCGGAAATATCCCCGATATCTGCAGGAGGGGCCAACCGGCACCGGCAACGCCCAGCTCCGCAGCCGTGGCGGATGCCATCAGGCGGTCAGCAAAAGCAGATCAGGTCTGGGGTCTGGCCGAGCCCAGACGGCTGGCAACCTCATCGACCCGCATCAGCTTGCGCACCGGCCCGACAGAGGACAGGGTCGGCACGCTGTGGCAAAAAATCTGCTCGGCCAGTGCCTTGACATCATCGACGGAGACATCGGCCACCGTCTCTTCCATTTCTTCAAGAAGACGCGGGCGGCCATAGAGCACCACCTGACGCGATAGCTGACTGGCGCGGGAAGACGGGCTTTCGGTGCCCATCAGCAGGCCTGCCTTAATCTGTGCGCGGGCGCGGTTGAGTTCTGCAGGCGTCAGGTCATCGATGACACGGGTGAGTTCATCGACCATCACCGGCATCAGCTCTTCCAGATGCTCGGCAGCGGTGGCGGCATGAATGCCGAACAGGCCGCTGTCCACGAAACCCCAGTGGAAGGTGTAGATGGAATAGCAAAGGCCCCGTTTTTCGCGAACTTCCTGAAACAGGCGCGAAGACATGCCGCCACCCATGATAGCGGCCAGCAACTGAGCAACGTAATAGTTGTCATTGGTGAAGGGGCGCCCCTCGAAGCCGAGCACCACCTGCGCTTCCATCAGATCCTTCTGTATATCGCGGCTCTCGCCACCCCGGTAGTGGGCAACGGACAAGTCCTTGGGCGTGGTCTTGCTAAAGGAGGCAAAGGCCTTCTCGCCAAGATCGACCAGATCCTCGTGACGGACGGCACCGGCTGCGGCCAGAACCATGTTCGGGCCGTGATAGTGGGTCGCCATGTAATTGTCGATGTCGAAAGACGAGAAGCTCTGCACCGTCTCGGGCGTGCCGAGAATCGGACGACCAAGCGGCTGATCCGGAAAGGCCTGTTCGAGGATATGATCGAAGACCCGGTCTTCCGGCATGTCATAGGCGGCACCGATCTCCTGGACAATCACCTGCTTTTCCCGCTCCAATTCCTCTTCATCGAAGGTGGAGTTGGCCAGAATGTCACCCAGAATATCCACCGCCAGCGGCAGGTCCTCTTCCAGAATGCGGACGAAATAGGAGGTATTTTCAATTCCCGTCGAAGCATTGACGTCGCCGCCAACGGACTCGATCTCCTCCACGATCTGCACAGCCGAGCGCGTTTCCGTACCCTTGAAGGCCATGTGTTCGAGCAGATGGGAGATGCCGTGTTCATTGGCTTCTTCGGAGCGGGACCCGGCATTGACCCAGACGCCGACGGCGCTGCTCTTGAGATGGGGCATCTGATCGGAAACGACGGTCATGCCATTGGCAAGCCGGGTCATGTTGACTGGCACGAGTGTTCTTGCTCCCTGCTCGATGTCCCCGGCGCAAGCGGGCCGAGGCCACCGGTGGCGCGCTTCCTGTCATCCC belongs to uncultured Cohaesibacter sp. and includes:
- a CDS encoding GNAT family protein, translating into MGRRVYLRHPTKSDYAQWTRVRADSAGFLKPWEPIWPRDDLTPRGFRRRLDQYQRDRKSGRSLPYLIFDTRDNRLLGGVNVSNIRRGICQTATIGYWMGADYAGQGYMSAALALLLPYLFDCQGLHRVEAACLPNNNASIAVLRKAGFQMEGKARSYLCINGAWEDHLLFSALRSDVMMSVGF
- a CDS encoding pitrilysin family protein, with amino-acid sequence MPVNMTRLANGMTVVSDQMPHLKSSAVGVWVNAGSRSEEANEHGISHLLEHMAFKGTETRSAVQIVEEIESVGGDVNASTGIENTSYFVRILEEDLPLAVDILGDILANSTFDEEELEREKQVIVQEIGAAYDMPEDRVFDHILEQAFPDQPLGRPILGTPETVQSFSSFDIDNYMATHYHGPNMVLAAAGAVRHEDLVDLGEKAFASFSKTTPKDLSVAHYRGGESRDIQKDLMEAQVVLGFEGRPFTNDNYYVAQLLAAIMGGGMSSRLFQEVREKRGLCYSIYTFHWGFVDSGLFGIHAATAAEHLEELMPVMVDELTRVIDDLTPAELNRARAQIKAGLLMGTESPSSRASQLSRQVVLYGRPRLLEEMEETVADVSVDDVKALAEQIFCHSVPTLSSVGPVRKLMRVDEVASRLGSARPQT